The following are from one region of the Primulina eburnea isolate SZY01 chromosome 17, ASM2296580v1, whole genome shotgun sequence genome:
- the LOC140818524 gene encoding uncharacterized protein, giving the protein MARWLYAGAPFSCRRFVICGVLGCFLFFQLKSFIQKVNIQVKKIKLASILSIHPLYLRDIGLVEQLTLLPPYGLKSPEKTNFNDEYLDPLSLTRSIFFPSPKYFGLVDPRNNEDNETSMYYLPEHVWLDTDGNPIQAHGGGILFDKKSETYYWYGESKNGSTYLSPETGTPRVDFIGICCYSSKDLWSWKNEGIVLPAEERNETHDLYKMNVVERPRVIYNARSGKYVMWIHVDDVTCKKALVGVATSDSPTGPFEYLYSRSPNGFDSRDMTVFQDDNGMAYLIYCSLENKEIHISSLNEDYLDVTSDMAKALVGQHRAAPVLFKNQGIYYMITSGCSGLAPNEALVHEADSIFGPWETIGNPCVGANKVFRAATFFSQGTFVIPMPPGSPLGSFVFMADRWNTADLRDSRYLWLPLTISPMERRYPGLPLWSRVSIIWTAKWKIPFTD; this is encoded by the coding sequence ATGGCACGGTGGTTATACGCCGGAGCTCCATTTTCATGCCGGCGGTTTGTGATCTGCGGTGTTCTTGGCTGCTTTCTTTTCTTCCAGTTGAAATCCTTCATCCAAAAAGTGAACATACAAGTTAAGAAAATAAAACTTGCTAGCATTCTTTCCATCCACCCTTTATATCTCCGTGATATTGGTCTAGTTGAGCAACTGACACTTCTCCCACCATATGGACTCAAATCTCCCGAGAAAACCAATTTCAACGACGAATATCTCGATCCCTTGTCTCTTACTCGGTCAATCTTCTTCCCAAGTCCTAAATATTTTGGTCTTGTCGATCCAAGAAACAATGAAGATAATGAAACCAGCATGTATTATTTACCAGAGCATGTGTGGCTTGACACAGATGGAAATCCTATCCAGGCACATGGAGGGGGCATTTTGTTTGATAAAAAATCAGAAACTTATTATTGGTATGGTGAGAGTAAGAATGGATCCACTTATCTTTCTCCTGAAACGGGCACACCCCGTGTCGATTTCATCGGCATATGTTGCTATTCTTCGAAAGATTTGTGGAGTTGGAAGAATGAGGGAATCGTGTTACCTGCAGAAGAAAGAAATGAGACTCATGATCTGTATAAGATGAATGTGGTTGAAAGGCCTAGGGTGATATACAATGCGAGGAGTGGAAAATATGTAATGTGGATTCATGTCGATGATGTCACCTGCAAGAAAGCCTTGGTTGGGGTGGCGACCAGCGATTCCCCCACCGGACCATTTGAGTATCTTTACAGTCGAAGCCCGAATGGATTCGACAGTAGGGATATGACGGTTTTCCAAGACGATAATGGGATGGCCTATCTGATATACTGTTCTTTGGAAAACAAGGAGATTCACATTAGTAGCTTGAATGAAGATTATCTTGATGTTACATCTGATATGGCTAAGGCACTCGTGGGACAGCACCGGGCAGCGCCTGTTTTGTTCAAGAATCAAGGGATTTACTACATGATCACCTCCGGGTGCAGCGGTTTAGCGCCGAACGAGGCATTGGTGCATGAGGCGGACTCTATTTTCGGGCCTTGGGAGACTATAGGGAACCCTTGTGTGGGTGCGAATAAAGTTTTTAGAGCTGCTACATTCTTTTCTCAGGGTACGTTCGTGATCCCGATGCCTCCGGGCTCGCCTCTTGGATCATTTGTTTTCATGGCAGATAGATGGAATACAGCTGATTTAAGGGACTCGAGGTACCTGTGGCTGCCTTTAACCATCTCACCAATGGAACGACGGTATCCTGGGCTGCCACTATGGTCACGGGTGTCCATCATTTGGACGGCAAAGTGGAAAATTCCATTTACGGATTAG
- the LOC140818436 gene encoding uncharacterized protein — translation MGNCRSCESRSAATAKLILSNGQLQEFSYPVKVSTLMQHGAVNYLDRFICSSDDMEIGEAFVAVGGDEELRPGEVYFELPSRWRKHRMQAEDMAALAVKASLALAGGDDTVSCSCYAFKRVDHAMVVLNDKERPFLVADGGRGRGRGCGRFKGGKFLPKLSVIVEEL, via the coding sequence atgggAAACTGTAGGTCCTGTGAATCCAGGTCTGCTGCAACGGCGAAACTGATTCTTTCCAACGGACAGCTTCAAGAATTCTCGTACCCGGTTAAGGTTTCGACTTTAATGCAACATGGTGCTGTTAATTATCTCGACAGATTCATATGCAGTTCTGACGATATGGAAATCGGAGAAGCATTCGTTGCTGTGGGCGGAGACGAGGAGTTGAGGCCAGGGGAGGTGTACTTCGAGCTACCATCGAGGTGGCGTAAGCACCGTATGCAGGCGGAGGACATGGCAGCTTTGGCAGTGAAGGCGAGCTTGGCTCTAGCTGGTGGTGACGATACGGTTAGCTGTAGTTGCTATGCATTTAAAAGGGTTGATCATGCGATGGTTGTGTTAAATGACAAGGAGAGGCCGTTCTTGGTGGCGGACGGAGGCCGAGGCCGAGGTCGAGGTTGTGGCCGTTTCAAGGGGGGTAAGTTTCTCCCCAAGTTGAGCGTGATAGTCGAAGAATTGTGA